CTCCCATCAGCCATCAAATCACTGACCTCACTGACTATGCTTATTGTACTGTTTAACTAAACTTCTTTTGGACGGtttatctttcctctttttcgttTCACgttgaagagaaaaagagaaaatatgaaGTGTGCAAGAAATTCAGCTAAACAGAACAGACTTAAtgtgtaaaatttgttttgattgaaattcaaatttatccATAAGGAACTAAATTTTGAAGTATTTAAATCTGCACAATTCAATAATAACGTAatgtttatgaaaaattaatatgccCACTAAAACGatagcaattaaaaattacatattcaaAGTTTGTTTATTGCTTCTTTTTgtaacgtatattttttatttgtactttCAGATGGTCCACAAAAGTCAGAAGCtcataattatcaatttacaagaaaaattgatGAAAGACAATCCAgcaattttaatgaaagatattattaaacaattgtCAGAACACACGGGTATTGGTACTCGCaccataaaaaaaacattgttgGAGTATGAGAAGACGGGTACGGTTACATCCCCGAATACAAAGAAACGTCGCCTaacttttaaagaaaaaatcgacGACATTGACAAGAGCGCTATTCGGAGAAAAGTTCACGAATTTTATACCAATGAAAAATGTCCAACGTTGAGAACAGTTCTGCAAGCCGTAAACACTGACGAAAATCTCCCAAATTTTAAACGATCGACCTTTCACTCGTTGTTGaaggaattatattttacatgcaCTACCCGGCTCCGACGTAGCATCCtgacagagagagaagatCTAATTGTTTGGAGGAGAAAATATCTGAGGACTATTGAGAGATACCGAGAAGAGGGTCGGCAAATTTATTACCTGGACGAGACCTGGATTGACGCCGATGACGCCACGAATATAGTTTGGGTGGATGAAATAGTTAAATCCGACGAGGACGCATCTTCTCCGTTGACTACGAGGCGAACTAATCCAAGCGGAAAAGGCAAACTATTTATTGTTCTACATATTGGAAGTGCTGCCGGTTTCGTTCCTGGCGGGCTTCTATGCATCGAATCGAAGAAACACACGGGAGATTATTTTGACGAAATGAACGGCGACACATTTCACGAATggttcaaaaatattttaccatcGCTAGACGACAATGCTGTTATCGTCATGGACAACGCTCCGTATCATTCCGTGAAGGTGGAAGAACTGCCGAATGCTTCCTGGAGAAAagacgaaataataaaatggttAGAGGataaaggaaaagaaatatcAGAGACTATGGTGAAGGCCGAACTCTTGCAAATTGTTACACTACACAAAGACAGATTTGATAAATATGTCACAGACGAAATGGCAAAACAGGCCGATAAAACGGTTCTCAGGCTACCTCCGTATCATTGCGAACTTAATCCGATTGAAATGGTATGGTCAATGGTTAAGGGATACGTTAAGATTAATAACAACACTTTTAAAACTCAAGATGTGAAACTATTACTTGAACAAGGTATCGAACGGGTGACCACTGAACattggaataattttattaagcaagttagagataaagagaaaaagatgtgGGAGATCGACCATATAGCTGATAGACTGATTGACAGGACATCCTTACATGTCACAGGTGAAACAGATTCTGAAA
The nucleotide sequence above comes from Temnothorax longispinosus isolate EJ_2023e chromosome 4, Tlon_JGU_v1, whole genome shotgun sequence. Encoded proteins:
- the LOC139811695 gene encoding uncharacterized protein, with the protein product MKEEAIDEMTLEDIKIPPIYISPPLRKNKRGQMVHKSQKLIIINLQEKLMKDNPAILMKDIIKQLSEHTGIGTRTIKKTLLEYEKTGTVTSPNTKKRRLTFKEKIDDIDKSAIRRKVHEFYTNEKCPTLRTVLQAVNTDENLPNFKRSTFHSLLKELYFTCTTRLRRSILTEREDLIVWRRKYLRTIERYREEGRQIYYLDETWIDADDATNIVWVDEIVKSDEDASSPLTTRRTNPSGKGKLFIVLHIGSAAGFVPGGLLCIESKKHTGDYFDEMNGDTFHEWFKNILPSLDDNAVIVMDNAPYHSVKVEELPNASWRKDEIIKWLEDKGKEISETMVKAELLQIVTLHKDRFDKYVTDEMAKQADKTVLRLPPYHCELNPIEMVWSMVKGYVKINNNTFKTQDVKLLLEQGIERVTTEHWNNFIKQVRDKEKKMWEIDHIADRLIDRTSLHVTGETDSETSDSGY